From the Lolium rigidum isolate FL_2022 chromosome 2, APGP_CSIRO_Lrig_0.1, whole genome shotgun sequence genome, one window contains:
- the LOC124693555 gene encoding uncharacterized protein LOC124693555: MAGIACPAYPWPQDASQRGPKVFMQSDCAACHSMLPYAGLREAAPHGPLVAQAAEIVVAAEEAQPAAVARPLYGGAPDITTVVTKIQDGLRCNLYTTGGAAVCQDLKRKTAPPSSVWLQFAQPYLRGFQAA; the protein is encoded by the exons ATGGCCGGGATCGCCTGCCCTGCCTACCCGTGGCCGCAGGACGC GTCTCAGCGCGGGCCGAAGGTGTTCATGCAGAGCGACTGCGCGGCGTGCCACTCCATGCTCCCCTACGCCGGCCTCCGGGAAGCGGCGCCGCACGGCCCCCTGGTAGCTCAGGCGGCCGAGATCGTCGTCGCCGCGGAGGAGGcgcagccggcggcggtggcgaggccACTCTACGGTGGCGCGCCGGACATCACCACTGTCGTGACAAAA ATCCAGGATGGGCTTCGGTGCAACCTGTACAccaccggcggcgccgccgtgtgCCAGGACCTGAAGAGGAAGACGGCGCCGCCAAGCTCCGTCTGGCTGCAGTTTGCTCAGCCATACCTGAGGGGTTTCCAGGCAGCTTGA
- the LOC124693554 gene encoding protein PHOSPHATE STARVATION RESPONSE 1-like isoform X1 — protein MSQFGNGEVPWYLSSSINVVPALSEATVAKFPEYRAFYIEKGMYGSSATSCNPFWAGNGGLQSTSNFTSDLCINNGLPNRKLSSESHITAINCCDTSLPSAHSAYKGNPGYLRTLYPRVSEDISWAEEPLPGVFEYPASIDVSDQQNVIVIQQNQDISTVDHDTHLANQKEWFPPGSSGQFLENSGYGGSVLKAVDATSTTPSSYAYFHGQNNVSSPFNGDELCIDNSPSSDTAPTKSRMRWTPELHERFVDAVNKLGGSEKATPKAVQKVMKVEGLTIYHVKSHLQKYRTIRHQSESSDAGTSTERSSQMDEVCSQNLNLCRALEASEGLRTQIGLQKQLHEQLEIQRKLQLQVEEHSKYLERVIAKQGESLKLLGALPRFQHASTPAVDHKEAYREQTAGTDSVEERHSEKE, from the exons ATGAGTCAGTTTGGCAATGGAGAAGTTCCTTGGTATCTTTCATCGAGTATTAATGTAGTACCAGCACTCTCTGAAGCCACAGTTGCTAAGTTTCCAGAGTATAGGGCATTTTACATTGAAAAGGGTATGTATGGTAGTTCTGCCACCTCATGCAATCCCTTTTGGGCTGGAAATGGTGGCCTCCAGTCAACATCCAACTTCACTTCAGATCTGTGTATCAACAACGGGTTACCTAACCGGAAGCTGTCATCTGAATCACATATCACTGCAATAAATTGTTGTGATACTTCACTGCCATCAGCACATTCAGCATACAAGGGTAATCCAGGTTATCTAAGGACGCTCTATCCCAGAGTATCTGAAGATATCAGCTGGGCTGAAGAACCACTCCCGGGAGTATTTGAATATCCAGCGAGCATTGATGTTTCTGATCAACAAAACGTGATTGTGATCCAGCAAAACCAAGACATCAGTACAGTCGATCATGATACCCACCTTGCAAATCAAAAAGAGTGGTTCCCGCCTGGGAGTTCAGGGCAATTTCTTGAAAATTCAGGATATGGTGGATCTGTGCTTAAG GCAGTTGATGCGACAAGTACAACACCTTCAAGTTATGCATATTTTCATGGGCAGAACAATGTATCAAGTCCTTTCAACGGGGatgaactttgcattgacaattccccttcttcagacactgctccaACCAAGTCAAGGATGCGCTGGACGCCTGAGCTCCATGAGCGGTTTGTTGACGCTGTTAACAAACTTGGTGGAAGTGAAA AAGCAACTCCAAAGGCTGTCCAGAAAGTTATGAAGGTTGAAGGGTTAACTATATACCATGTAAAAAGCCATCTACAG AAGTATCGTACAATTCGTCATCAATCTGAATCATCTGATG CAGGAACTTCGACAGAGAGAAGCAGCCAAATGGATGAAGTTTGCTCTCAAAACTTGAA TTTGTGCAGGGCCTTGGAGGCTAGTGAAGGGCTAAGAACTCAGATTGGCTTGCAGAAGCAACTTCATgaacagcttgag ATCCAGAGAAAGCTGCAGCTGCAAGTAGAAGAACACAGCAAGTACCTCGAGAGGGTAATTGCGAAGCAGGGCGAGAGCCTAAAACTGCTCGGCGCACTGCCGAGGTTTCAGCACGCAAGCACGCCGGCTGTGGATCATAAAGAAGCGTACAGAGAACAAACAGCAGGCACCGATTCAGTGGAAGAGCGCCATTCGGAAAAGGAATGA
- the LOC124693554 gene encoding protein PHOSPHATE STARVATION RESPONSE 2-like isoform X2, with translation MSQFGNGEVPWYLSSSINVVPALSEATVAKFPEYRAFYIEKGMYGSSATSCNPFWAGNGGLQSTSNFTSDLCINNGLPNRKLSSESHITAINCCDTSLPSAHSAYKGNPGYLRTLYPRVSEDISWAEEPLPGVFEYPASIDVSDQQNVIVIQQNQDISTVDHDTHLANQKEWFPPGSSGQFLENSGYGGSVLKAVDATSTTPSSYAYFHGQNNVSSPFNGDELCIDNSPSSDTAPTKSRMRWTPELHERFVDAVNKLGGSEKATPKAVQKVMKVEGLTIYHVKSHLQKYRTIRHQSESSDGTSTERSSQMDEVCSQNLNLCRALEASEGLRTQIGLQKQLHEQLEIQRKLQLQVEEHSKYLERVIAKQGESLKLLGALPRFQHASTPAVDHKEAYREQTAGTDSVEERHSEKE, from the exons ATGAGTCAGTTTGGCAATGGAGAAGTTCCTTGGTATCTTTCATCGAGTATTAATGTAGTACCAGCACTCTCTGAAGCCACAGTTGCTAAGTTTCCAGAGTATAGGGCATTTTACATTGAAAAGGGTATGTATGGTAGTTCTGCCACCTCATGCAATCCCTTTTGGGCTGGAAATGGTGGCCTCCAGTCAACATCCAACTTCACTTCAGATCTGTGTATCAACAACGGGTTACCTAACCGGAAGCTGTCATCTGAATCACATATCACTGCAATAAATTGTTGTGATACTTCACTGCCATCAGCACATTCAGCATACAAGGGTAATCCAGGTTATCTAAGGACGCTCTATCCCAGAGTATCTGAAGATATCAGCTGGGCTGAAGAACCACTCCCGGGAGTATTTGAATATCCAGCGAGCATTGATGTTTCTGATCAACAAAACGTGATTGTGATCCAGCAAAACCAAGACATCAGTACAGTCGATCATGATACCCACCTTGCAAATCAAAAAGAGTGGTTCCCGCCTGGGAGTTCAGGGCAATTTCTTGAAAATTCAGGATATGGTGGATCTGTGCTTAAG GCAGTTGATGCGACAAGTACAACACCTTCAAGTTATGCATATTTTCATGGGCAGAACAATGTATCAAGTCCTTTCAACGGGGatgaactttgcattgacaattccccttcttcagacactgctccaACCAAGTCAAGGATGCGCTGGACGCCTGAGCTCCATGAGCGGTTTGTTGACGCTGTTAACAAACTTGGTGGAAGTGAAA AAGCAACTCCAAAGGCTGTCCAGAAAGTTATGAAGGTTGAAGGGTTAACTATATACCATGTAAAAAGCCATCTACAG AAGTATCGTACAATTCGTCATCAATCTGAATCATCTGATG GAACTTCGACAGAGAGAAGCAGCCAAATGGATGAAGTTTGCTCTCAAAACTTGAA TTTGTGCAGGGCCTTGGAGGCTAGTGAAGGGCTAAGAACTCAGATTGGCTTGCAGAAGCAACTTCATgaacagcttgag ATCCAGAGAAAGCTGCAGCTGCAAGTAGAAGAACACAGCAAGTACCTCGAGAGGGTAATTGCGAAGCAGGGCGAGAGCCTAAAACTGCTCGGCGCACTGCCGAGGTTTCAGCACGCAAGCACGCCGGCTGTGGATCATAAAGAAGCGTACAGAGAACAAACAGCAGGCACCGATTCAGTGGAAGAGCGCCATTCGGAAAAGGAATGA